In one window of Mauremys reevesii isolate NIE-2019 linkage group 22, ASM1616193v1, whole genome shotgun sequence DNA:
- the LOC120388737 gene encoding cytochrome c oxidase subunit 6B2 isoform X2: MQSSYGAGGGEKGAPEGSRGYYRTAPFDPRFPNTNQTRNCYQNYLDYYRCLKTLGAKGKDTRPCQWYYQVKRWDEQREDGSFAGRI, translated from the exons ATGCAGAGCTCATATGGAGccggtgggggggagaagggtgcCCCTGAGGGGTCCCGGGGGTATTACCGCACAGCCCCCTTTGACCCCCGCTTCCCCAACACAAACCAGACCCGCAACTGCTACCAGAACTACCTGG ACTATTACCGCTGCCTGAAGACACTGGGGGCGAAGGGAAAGGACACCAGGCCGTGCCAGTGGTACTACCAG GTGAAGCGCTGGGACGAGCAGCGGGAGGACGGCTCCTTCGCTGGCAGGATCTAG
- the LOC120388737 gene encoding cytochrome c oxidase subunit 6B2 isoform X1 codes for MQSSYGAGGGEKGAPEGSRGYYRTAPFDPRFPNTNQTRNCYQNYLDYYRCLKTLGAKGKDTRPCQWYYQVYKSLCPISWVKRWDEQREDGSFAGRI; via the exons ATGCAGAGCTCATATGGAGccggtgggggggagaagggtgcCCCTGAGGGGTCCCGGGGGTATTACCGCACAGCCCCCTTTGACCCCCGCTTCCCCAACACAAACCAGACCCGCAACTGCTACCAGAACTACCTGG ACTATTACCGCTGCCTGAAGACACTGGGGGCGAAGGGAAAGGACACCAGGCCGTGCCAGTGGTACTACCAGGTCTACAAGTCCCTATGCCCCATCTCCTGG GTGAAGCGCTGGGACGAGCAGCGGGAGGACGGCTCCTTCGCTGGCAGGATCTAG